The following are encoded together in the Methanosarcina flavescens genome:
- a CDS encoding DUF169 domain-containing protein has translation MDVGEINRYGQEMVECLKLTTSPVAVKLIPKGGEIPKGITRVDEAMRHCQLVDRVRRTGEKFYTLVEDQMCKGGAGAMGLGEMPPKVASGEFYFKGLKQFSTQGAARRTLEMVSKLPANSTEAILYSPLENTSFTPDVVVVICTPRQVMLLTQAMMYKTGGRIKSSFAGKQSLCSDGVVKVYKEGKIGVTVGCSGSRNYTKIADEEMIMGIPIELLADVASGLKAICPR, from the coding sequence ATGGATGTAGGAGAGATAAACAGATATGGACAGGAAATGGTAGAGTGCCTGAAACTCACAACTTCCCCGGTTGCAGTAAAACTGATTCCTAAAGGAGGAGAAATCCCGAAAGGGATTACCAGAGTAGATGAAGCTATGAGACACTGCCAGCTGGTTGACAGGGTAAGAAGGACCGGCGAGAAATTCTATACCCTGGTCGAAGACCAGATGTGTAAAGGCGGAGCCGGTGCAATGGGTCTTGGGGAAATGCCCCCGAAAGTCGCAAGCGGAGAATTCTATTTTAAAGGGTTAAAACAATTCAGCACCCAGGGTGCAGCAAGGCGTACCCTTGAGATGGTTTCCAAACTTCCCGCAAACTCAACAGAAGCTATCCTGTATTCTCCCCTGGAAAACACTTCATTTACACCGGATGTTGTTGTGGTTATCTGCACTCCCAGACAGGTTATGCTGCTTACGCAGGCTATGATGTATAAAACAGGTGGCAGAATTAAATCAAGTTTCGCAGGGAAACAAAGCCTGTGTTCGGACGGGGTTGTAAAAGTCTACAAAGAAGGCAAAATAGGAGTTACAGTCGGCTGCAGTGGAAGCAGGAACTATACCAAAATCGCAGATGAAGAAATGATTATGGGAATCCCGATCGAACTCCTGGCTGATGTCGCCTCAGGGCTCAAAGCAATCTGCCCCAGGTAA
- a CDS encoding pyrimidine dimer DNA glycosylase/endonuclease V, translating to MRIWDVPPERLCRNHLLGEHRELHALWSIIINNKKGYAHHPETMRWRGKLKALYLRHEALVEEMTKRGYKHHTPLDPTFAIGEAVQDELVDSYEEQIRLLKERGCDCRV from the coding sequence ATGAGGATCTGGGATGTACCTCCTGAGAGATTATGCAGAAATCACCTGCTTGGGGAACACCGTGAGCTCCATGCTTTATGGTCAATAATTATCAATAACAAGAAGGGTTATGCACATCATCCCGAGACCATGCGCTGGAGGGGAAAACTCAAAGCTCTGTACCTGAGGCATGAAGCCCTGGTTGAGGAAATGACAAAACGCGGTTATAAGCACCACACTCCTCTCGACCCTACCTTTGCGATAGGAGAAGCAGTTCAGGACGAGCTTGTGGATTCTTATGAAGAACAGATCCGGCTCCTAAAGGAAAGAGGGTGTGATTGCAGGGTTTGA
- a CDS encoding DUF378 domain-containing protein, producing the protein MAVRNPVDLIALILVIIGGLNWGLVGLLDFNLVDAIFGAGSTLSRIIYILVGLAALYMIYFTVRADTYQTHEAAVRH; encoded by the coding sequence ATGGCAGTTAGAAATCCGGTAGACTTAATTGCACTTATACTTGTTATAATAGGCGGATTAAACTGGGGGCTTGTAGGGCTCTTAGATTTTAACCTTGTAGACGCTATCTTCGGGGCAGGAAGTACTCTCTCGAGGATTATATATATATTAGTCGGACTTGCAGCGCTTTACATGATTTATTTCACTGTTAGAGCTGATACGTATCAAACTCATGAGGCCGCTGTTCGTCACTAA
- a CDS encoding MBL fold metallo-hydrolase, which produces MRLTLLGTGDAVGTPKIGCYCPACEDAREGGKSQRLRSSILVESGEGKILIDTSPDLRQQFLKQNLSCVDGVIWTHGHYDHYSGFGEFYRVQNNVDVYGIRETLEYIDQYVSFLKPRYHYVKLYEPFELIGLQFTFFKVNHPPVEVPIGVIILEGDKKIVITGDTNSEIPEASLELMQDPDLLVADAIVPPHIHIEKHMNSEEAMALAERLNAKEVVLTHLSHLFRPHHVEALFLPLGYDGQVFEL; this is translated from the coding sequence ATGAGGTTAACACTGCTTGGGACTGGTGATGCCGTCGGTACTCCTAAAATCGGATGTTATTGCCCTGCCTGTGAAGACGCCCGAGAAGGTGGAAAGAGCCAGCGTCTTCGTTCTTCCATCCTAGTGGAATCCGGGGAAGGTAAAATCCTTATTGACACAAGCCCTGATCTCAGGCAGCAGTTCCTCAAGCAAAATCTTTCCTGTGTAGATGGAGTTATCTGGACACACGGGCATTACGACCACTATTCTGGGTTCGGCGAGTTCTACAGGGTTCAAAATAATGTTGATGTCTATGGGATTCGTGAAACTCTCGAATACATAGATCAGTATGTCTCCTTTCTTAAACCAAGGTATCACTACGTAAAGCTTTATGAGCCGTTCGAACTAATAGGGCTGCAATTTACTTTTTTTAAGGTAAATCACCCCCCAGTGGAGGTTCCTATAGGGGTTATAATCCTCGAAGGCGACAAAAAAATAGTGATTACAGGAGACACAAACTCGGAGATTCCCGAAGCGAGCCTTGAGCTGATGCAGGATCCTGACCTTCTTGTTGCCGACGCTATAGTTCCGCCCCATATTCATATAGAAAAGCACATGAATTCAGAAGAAGCTATGGCACTTGCAGAGCGGCTCAATGCAAAAGAGGTGGTTTTGACCCATCTCAGTCATCTGTTTCGTCCTCACCATGTTGAGGCATTATTTTTGCCCCTTGGATATGACGGACAGGTTTTTGAGCTCTAA
- a CDS encoding ATP-binding protein, with protein sequence MSGTILDIVELLLTAEIYKRYPELDVNDLPKNIRKNYWNSTEKTVPKPIRATFIQIEKLYGIKDIEKFVRNIPFINTDKSHFELHLSAFELAAEWFEKQEGSQERIENNPVLAYYFGEIRKVEAANYALAKAKIRPKEVDREWIESLIAEIKKEDKSEEMLKLVVIIAPEDVKQKIRDLVLTEEQKNEVEKIMKAIQHREYLREIGLHDIGKLLFVGPPGTGKTSVARALSERLSIPFVEVKLSMITDQYLGETAKNIDRVFLLAKKLNPCILFIDELDFVAKARTSDENAAIKRAVNTLLKAIDEISLVEHGVLLIAATNHPRMLDSAAWRRFDEIVHFPLPDIDMRKNILDIVTRHIEGDFDTGEIAELTKGYSGSDLRMVIREAVLSALLEERKILTQEDLLEAVRSFDERSDLKSEEYERKK encoded by the coding sequence ATGTCAGGCACTATATTAGATATAGTAGAACTACTGCTGACTGCAGAGATCTATAAACGCTACCCAGAACTGGATGTAAACGACCTACCAAAAAACATTCGGAAAAATTACTGGAATAGCACAGAAAAAACAGTTCCCAAACCTATTAGAGCCACGTTTATACAAATTGAAAAACTGTATGGGATTAAGGATATCGAAAAATTTGTAAGAAATATCCCCTTCATAAATACTGATAAGTCTCATTTTGAACTTCATCTCAGTGCTTTCGAACTTGCTGCGGAATGGTTTGAAAAGCAGGAAGGCTCCCAGGAGCGGATTGAAAATAACCCTGTCCTGGCTTATTACTTTGGAGAGATAAGAAAGGTTGAGGCTGCAAACTACGCACTTGCAAAGGCAAAAATAAGACCCAAGGAAGTCGACAGGGAATGGATAGAGTCCCTGATAGCAGAGATCAAAAAAGAGGACAAAAGCGAAGAGATGCTTAAACTCGTGGTTATTATTGCCCCTGAAGATGTGAAGCAAAAAATCCGCGACCTTGTACTTACCGAAGAACAGAAAAATGAAGTCGAAAAAATCATGAAAGCCATTCAGCATAGGGAATACTTGCGGGAAATCGGACTTCATGATATCGGAAAACTCCTGTTTGTCGGTCCTCCTGGCACCGGAAAGACCTCGGTTGCTCGCGCGCTCTCTGAGCGGCTCTCAATTCCGTTTGTTGAGGTCAAGCTCTCCATGATAACGGATCAGTATCTTGGTGAGACTGCAAAGAACATTGATAGAGTCTTTCTGCTTGCAAAGAAACTGAATCCCTGCATTCTTTTCATAGATGAGCTGGATTTCGTAGCAAAGGCAAGGACTTCGGACGAAAATGCTGCCATCAAGCGAGCAGTCAACACTCTCCTTAAAGCCATAGACGAGATTAGCCTTGTAGAGCATGGGGTTCTTCTTATTGCTGCAACCAATCACCCCCGCATGCTTGACAGTGCGGCATGGAGGCGTTTTGATGAGATCGTGCATTTCCCTCTTCCTGATATTGATATGCGTAAAAATATCCTGGACATTGTGACCCGGCACATTGAAGGGGATTTCGATACAGGGGAAATTGCTGAATTAACTAAAGGCTATTCGGGTTCGGACCTGCGCATGGTTATAAGAGAAGCTGTCCTGAGTGCTCTTCTTGAGGAACGTAAAATACTTACCCAGGAGGATCTGCTGGAAGCTGTAAGATCCTTTGATGAGAGGTCTGATCTCAAATCCGAGGAGTACGAAAGGAAGAAGTAA
- the purC gene encoding phosphoribosylaminoimidazolesuccinocarboxamide synthase, whose product MIREQLYSGKAKTIYKTDDPDTLIAEFRNSLTAFNGEKRGEMEKKGYYNAQISKKLFEMLEAEGIKTHFIEMLSDIDMLVKKVDIIKIEVIVRNIATGSITKKYPLKEGTVFKSPVLVFDFKSDEYGDPMLNDDIALALGLATEEELATLRKLALRINELLVPYLDERDIVLPDFKLEFGRRDGEIILADEISCDTCRFWDKSTGQSMDKDVFRFDKGDISKAYEEVARRIVPEIFK is encoded by the coding sequence ATGATAAGAGAACAGCTCTATTCAGGGAAAGCAAAAACTATCTACAAGACGGATGATCCTGACACCCTTATTGCCGAATTCCGAAACAGTCTGACTGCATTTAACGGAGAGAAGAGAGGGGAAATGGAAAAGAAAGGGTATTACAACGCCCAGATCTCAAAGAAACTTTTTGAGATGCTTGAAGCAGAGGGGATAAAAACCCACTTTATCGAAATGCTTTCTGACATCGATATGCTTGTGAAGAAAGTCGATATCATAAAAATTGAGGTCATTGTCAGGAATATTGCCACAGGCTCGATTACAAAGAAATACCCCTTGAAAGAAGGTACTGTTTTCAAGTCACCAGTACTTGTTTTTGACTTCAAGAGCGATGAATATGGGGACCCTATGCTGAATGATGACATTGCTCTAGCGCTTGGGCTGGCGACAGAGGAAGAACTTGCCACACTCCGAAAACTCGCTCTGAGAATCAATGAATTGCTTGTGCCCTATCTGGACGAAAGAGATATTGTACTTCCGGACTTCAAGCTGGAATTCGGAAGAAGAGACGGAGAAATTATTCTTGCAGACGAAATTTCCTGCGATACCTGTCGGTTCTGGGACAAGAGCACCGGACAGTCCATGGATAAGGATGTCTTCAGGTTTGACAAAGGGGACATTTCCAAAGCCTACGAAGAAGTTGCGCGGCGTATAGTGCCCGAGATCTTCAAATAA